The Odocoileus virginianus isolate 20LAN1187 ecotype Illinois chromosome 3, Ovbor_1.2, whole genome shotgun sequence genome includes a window with the following:
- the LOC110146560 gene encoding olfactory receptor 7A10-like, with protein sequence MEPQNISEVSEFLLMEFSEAPELQPLVFGLFLSMYLITVFGNLLIILATISDSHLHTPMYFFLSNLSFVDICFTSTTIPKMLWNIQTQNKLITFEGCIIQMYFYILFASLDDFLLTVMAYDRFVAICHPLHYMVIMNPRLCGLLVLISWIVGVVYSLLQKLMVLRLSFCADLKISHFFCELNQVLQLACSDTFLNDMVLYFAATLLGGGPFAGILYSYSKIVSCIRGISSVEGKYKAFSTCASHLSVVFLFYCSVLGVHLNPATPHSSSSGAAASVMYTVVTPMLNPFIYSLRNKDIKGALKRVYEILGRKGQLCWGR encoded by the coding sequence ATGGAACcacaaaatatttcagaagttTCAGAATTTCTTCTCATGGAATTTTCAGAGGCACCTGAGCTGCAACCCCTCGTATTTGGACTTTTTCTGTCCATGTACCTGATCACTGTGTTTGGAAACCTGCTTATCATCCTGGCCACCATCTcagactcccacctccacacccccatgtacttcttcctctccaacctgtcctttgtagacatctgcttcacctccaccaccatcccaAAGATGCTGTGGAATATCCAGACACAGAACAAATTGATCACCTTTGAAGGCTGCATCATCCAGATGTACTTTTACATACTCTTTGCGAGTTTAGATGATTTTCTCCTgactgtgatggcctatgaccggttTGTGGCCATCTGTCACCCGTTGCACTACATGGTCATCATGAACCCCCGACTCTGCGGTCTTCTGGTTCTGATATCTTGGATCGTGGGTGTCGTGTACTCCTTGTTACAGAAGTTAATGGTGTTGCGATTGTCCTTCTGTGCAGACTTGAAAATATCCCACTTTTTCTGTGAACTCAATCAAGTCTTACAACTTGCCTGTTCTGACACCTTTCTTAATGACATGGTATTGTATTTTGCAGCTACCTTGCTGGGTGGTGGTCCTTTTGCTGGGATACTTTACTCTTACTCTAAAATAGTTTCTTGCATACGTGGAATCTCATCAGTTGAGGGAAAGTATAAAGCATTTTCCACCTGTGCATCTCACCTctcagttgtctttttattttattgctctgTCCTAGGAGTGCACCTTAACCCTGCCACTCCCCACAGTTCAAGTTCAGGTGCAGCAGCTTCAGTGATGTACACGGTGGTcacacccatgctgaacccctttaTCTACAGTCTAAGGAATAAAGACATAAAGGGGGCTCTGAAGAGAGTCTATGAAATACTAGGTAGAAAAGGCCAACTCTGCTGGGGGAGATGA